Proteins encoded together in one Staphylococcus aureus window:
- a CDS encoding aminotransferase class I/II-fold pyridoxal phosphate-dependent enzyme translates to MKLSLNSNSKYLRAPSIRQFSNRMNNLDDCVNLTIGQPDFPMPDVVKKAYIDAINNDKTSYSHNKGLLETREAISQYFKNRYHFSYDPEEIIVTNGASEAIDTTLRSIIEPGDEIIIPGPIYAGYIPLIEVLGGKPIYIDTTATQFKITPDALESHISPKTKAVLLNYPTNPTGVVLKRNEVLNIVNVLKKYPLFIISDEIYAENTFSGKHVSFAEFEDIRDQLILIGGLSKSHSATGIRIGFLLGPQYLIDKLTFMHAYNCICANVPAQIACITALNEGLEAPKYMNEAYVERRNYLVSELTKLGFEITAQPEGAFYIFPSIKHITDDDFEFCVDLLESTHLAIVPGSSFTEFGKGFVRISYAYEMDVLKEGMKRLAKYLNTK, encoded by the coding sequence ATGAAACTTTCTTTAAATTCTAATTCTAAATATTTAAGAGCACCAAGTATTCGCCAATTTTCAAATCGTATGAATAATTTGGATGATTGTGTTAATTTAACTATTGGCCAACCAGACTTCCCGATGCCTGATGTTGTGAAAAAGGCATATATTGATGCTATTAACAATGACAAGACATCATACTCTCACAATAAAGGGTTATTAGAAACTCGCGAAGCAATTAGTCAATACTTCAAAAATCGTTATCATTTTTCCTATGATCCTGAAGAAATTATTGTGACAAATGGAGCAAGTGAAGCAATAGACACAACGTTACGTTCTATCATAGAGCCTGGAGATGAAATTATAATACCGGGACCAATTTATGCAGGCTACATACCACTCATCGAAGTACTAGGTGGTAAACCAATTTATATTGATACAACAGCAACACAATTTAAAATTACACCTGATGCATTAGAAAGTCATATTTCTCCAAAGACAAAAGCTGTCTTGTTAAATTATCCGACTAATCCAACTGGCGTAGTTTTAAAAAGAAATGAAGTTTTAAATATCGTAAATGTATTAAAAAAATATCCGTTATTTATTATTAGCGATGAGATTTATGCTGAAAATACATTTAGTGGTAAACATGTATCCTTCGCTGAATTTGAAGACATTCGTGATCAATTAATATTAATTGGTGGTTTAAGTAAATCACACTCAGCAACCGGAATAAGAATTGGTTTTCTATTAGGACCTCAATATTTGATTGATAAATTAACATTTATGCACGCCTATAATTGTATTTGTGCCAATGTTCCAGCTCAAATAGCATGTATAACAGCACTTAACGAAGGATTAGAAGCTCCTAAATATATGAACGAAGCTTATGTAGAACGAAGAAATTATTTAGTATCTGAATTAACTAAATTAGGTTTTGAGATTACCGCTCAACCTGAAGGCGCGTTTTATATTTTCCCAAGTATTAAACATATCACCGATGACGATTTCGAATTTTGTGTCGATTTACTTGAATCAACACATTTAGCAATCGTTCCAGGCTCATCCTTTACAGAATTCGGTAAAGGATTTGTAAGGATTTCCTATGCTTATGAAATGGATGTTTTAAAAGAAGGTATGAAGAGACTTGCTAAATATTTAAATACTAAATAA
- a CDS encoding acyltransferase family protein, which yields MTSLKERDYFFDNARAILILLVVFGHMLQPYTSGDKYLSALYLVIYSFHMPTFLFISGYFAKNIDKPYYLEKISKRLIVPYMIFFAFFSIYYFLTGKSDELQLDPFNPVFALWFLITLFFFHVILVIVRRFNPYKVLSVSIIISIGAGFSDNIDSYLSISRTIVFFPIFYLGYIFTKKHTAIFKNKKLIPVSIITFILFFIVYVIHPINADWLLGSSPYTSLENEGQSIFSPFKRLILYGIILIAMTAFLNLMSTKKKLYTYIGSRTLYVYLLHGLIIGIVRGFEWYPFDNPISLMTYLYLISISVIIVYVLSTNFVCKWTNPIINLQRPSQFKDS from the coding sequence ATGACTTCATTAAAAGAGAGAGATTATTTTTTTGACAACGCAAGAGCAATTTTAATATTATTAGTCGTATTTGGACATATGTTACAACCCTACACTAGTGGCGATAAATATTTATCAGCATTATACCTAGTTATTTATAGTTTCCATATGCCAACATTTTTGTTTATATCTGGTTATTTCGCGAAAAATATTGATAAACCATACTATTTAGAAAAAATTTCAAAACGTTTGATAGTACCTTATATGATATTTTTTGCATTCTTTTCAATTTATTATTTCTTAACAGGTAAAAGTGACGAATTACAACTTGATCCTTTTAACCCAGTATTTGCGTTATGGTTTTTGATCACGCTATTTTTCTTTCATGTCATTTTAGTAATAGTTAGAAGATTTAATCCATATAAAGTGCTATCAGTTTCAATTATTATATCTATTGGAGCAGGTTTTTCAGATAACATCGATAGCTACTTAAGCATTTCAAGGACAATCGTATTTTTCCCAATATTTTATCTAGGTTACATTTTCACCAAAAAACATACGGCTATTTTTAAAAATAAAAAACTAATACCAGTATCTATCATTACCTTTATTTTGTTTTTTATCGTTTACGTGATTCATCCTATCAATGCAGATTGGTTATTGGGAAGTTCACCATATACTTCACTTGAAAATGAAGGACAGAGTATATTCAGTCCTTTTAAACGACTTATATTATATGGAATTATATTAATCGCAATGACTGCGTTTCTAAATTTAATGTCAACAAAGAAAAAATTATATACTTATATTGGTAGTCGTACGCTATACGTATATTTATTACATGGTTTAATTATTGGCATTGTTAGAGGATTTGAATGGTACCCATTCGATAATCCTATATCATTAATGACTTATCTTTATTTAATAAGTATATCTGTAATCATCGTATATGTATTATCTACAAACTTTGTTTGTAAATGGACAAATCCAATAATTAATTTACAAAGACCATCACAGTTTAAAGATTCATAA
- a CDS encoding MarR family transcriptional regulator → MYKQLEKLITLTNNDLNLVNRRFGQRTDITSEQLELLRILFNYDRLSQYDLTMKISREQSIVSRWIKKLVLKGYITSQQSSEDLRCKELILTDQARTLISQINNARCELIEARCQCLSEVELDNLNQLLDKLNQRRISL, encoded by the coding sequence ATGTATAAACAACTTGAAAAACTTATTACACTGACTAACAATGACTTAAACTTAGTGAATAGAAGATTTGGACAACGCACGGATATCACATCTGAACAGCTAGAACTTCTCCGTATTTTATTTAATTACGATCGCTTATCACAGTATGATTTGACGATGAAGATTAGCAGGGAACAATCTATAGTTTCAAGGTGGATTAAGAAATTAGTTTTGAAAGGGTACATCACAAGTCAACAATCTAGCGAAGATTTAAGATGTAAAGAATTAATTTTGACTGATCAAGCACGTACATTAATTTCACAAATAAATAATGCACGTTGCGAATTGATTGAAGCAAGATGTCAATGTTTATCGGAAGTCGAATTAGACAATTTAAATCAATTACTTGATAAGTTAAATCAACGACGCATATCGTTGTAA
- the sspA gene encoding Glu-specific serine endopeptidase SspA, translating to MKGKFLKVSSLFVATLTTATLVSSPAANALSSKAMDNHPQQTQSSKQQTPKIQKGGNLKPLEQREHANVILPNNDRHQITDTTNGHYAPVTYIQVEAPTGTFIASGVVVGKDTLLTNKHVVDATHGDPHALKAFPSAINQDNYPNGGFTAEQITKYSGEGDLAIVKFSPNEQNKHIGEVVKPATMSNNAETQVNQNITVTGYPGDKPVATMWESKGKITYLKGEAMQYDLSTTGGNSGSPVFNEKNEVIGIHWGGVPNEFNGAVFINENVRNFLKQNIEDIHFANDDQPNNPDNPDNPNNPDNPNNPDEPNNPDNPNNPDNPDNGDNNNSDNPDAA from the coding sequence ATGAAAGGTAAATTTTTAAAAGTTAGTTCTTTATTCGTTGCAACTTTGACAACAGCGACACTTGTGAGTTCTCCAGCAGCAAACGCGTTATCTTCAAAGGCTATGGACAATCATCCACAACAAACGCAGTCAAGCAAACAGCAAACACCTAAGATTCAAAAAGGCGGTAACCTTAAACCATTAGAACAACGTGAACACGCAAATGTTATATTACCAAATAACGATCGTCACCAAATCACAGATACAACGAATGGTCATTATGCACCCGTAACTTATATTCAAGTTGAAGCACCTACTGGTACATTTATTGCTTCCGGTGTAGTTGTAGGTAAAGATACTCTTTTAACAAATAAACACGTCGTAGATGCTACGCACGGTGATCCTCATGCTTTAAAAGCATTCCCTTCTGCAATTAACCAAGACAATTATCCAAATGGTGGTTTCACTGCTGAACAAATCACTAAATATTCAGGCGAAGGTGATTTAGCAATAGTTAAATTCTCCCCTAATGAGCAAAACAAACATATTGGTGAAGTAGTTAAACCAGCAACAATGAGTAATAATGCTGAAACACAAGTTAACCAAAATATTACTGTAACAGGATATCCTGGTGATAAACCTGTAGCAACAATGTGGGAAAGTAAAGGAAAAATCACTTACCTCAAAGGCGAAGCTATGCAATATGATTTAAGTACAACTGGTGGTAATTCAGGTTCACCTGTATTTAATGAAAAAAATGAAGTGATCGGAATTCATTGGGGCGGTGTACCAAATGAATTTAATGGTGCGGTATTTATTAATGAAAATGTACGCAACTTCTTAAAACAAAATATTGAAGATATCCATTTTGCCAACGATGACCAACCTAATAACCCAGATAATCCTGATAACCCTAACAATCCTGATAACCCTAACAACCCAGATGAACCAAATAACCCTGACAACCCTAACAACCCTGATAATCCAGACAATGGCGATAACAATAATTCAGACAATCCAGATGCAGCTTAA
- the sspB gene encoding cysteine protease staphopain B, whose product MNSSCKSRVFNIISIIMVSMLILSLGAFANNNKAKADSHSKQLEINVKSDKVPQKVKDLAQQQFAGYAKALDKQSNAKTGKYELGEAFKIYKFNGEEDNSYYYPVIKDGKIVYTLTLSPKNKDDLNKSKEDMNYSVKISNFIAKDLDQIKDKNSNITVLTDEKGFYFEEDGKVRLVKATPLPGNVKEKESAKTVSAKLKQELKNTVTPTKVEENEAIQEDQVQYENTLKNFKIREQQFDNSWCAGFSMAALLNATKNTDTYNAHDIMRTLYPEVSEQDLPNCATFPNQMIEYGKSQGRDIHYQEGVPSYEQVDQLTKDNVGIMILAQSVSQNPNDPHLGHALAVVGNAKINDQEKLIYWNPWDTELSIQDADSSLLHLSFNRDYNWYGSMIGY is encoded by the coding sequence ATGAATAGTTCATGTAAATCTAGAGTATTCAATATTATAAGCATCATAATGGTTTCAATGCTTATTTTATCACTAGGCGCATTTGCTAATAACAATAAAGCCAAAGCCGATTCACACTCTAAACAGCTAGAAATTAATGTTAAGAGTGACAAAGTACCTCAAAAAGTAAAAGATCTAGCACAACAACAATTTGCTGGTTATGCTAAAGCATTAGATAAACAAAGTAATGCAAAAACTGGTAAATATGAACTTGGCGAAGCTTTTAAAATTTATAAATTTAATGGTGAAGAAGATAATAGTTACTATTATCCAGTTATAAAAGACGGTAAAATTGTTTATACTTTAACACTTAGTCCTAAAAATAAAGATGATTTAAACAAATCAAAAGAAGACATGAATTACAGTGTTAAAATTTCAAACTTCATCGCTAAAGATTTAGACCAAATTAAAGATAAAAATTCAAATATCACTGTTCTTACTGATGAAAAAGGGTTTTATTTTGAAGAAGATGGCAAAGTTAGATTAGTAAAAGCTACGCCTCTACCTGGTAATGTAAAAGAAAAAGAAAGTGCTAAAACAGTTTCAGCAAAATTGAAACAAGAGTTAAAAAATACAGTAACACCTACTAAAGTTGAAGAAAACGAAGCGATACAAGAAGATCAAGTTCAATATGAAAATACATTAAAAAACTTCAAAATTAGAGAACAACAATTCGATAACTCATGGTGTGCAGGATTCAGTATGGCAGCATTATTAAATGCAACTAAAAATACAGACACTTATAATGCACATGATATTATGCGTACATTATACCCTGAAGTAAGTGAGCAAGACCTTCCTAATTGTGCAACATTCCCTAATCAAATGATTGAATACGGTAAATCACAAGGCAGAGATATTCATTATCAAGAAGGCGTACCATCATATGAACAAGTTGATCAACTTACAAAAGATAATGTAGGAATTATGATCCTTGCACAAAGTGTATCTCAAAACCCTAATGACCCACATTTAGGACATGCGCTAGCAGTTGTTGGTAATGCTAAAATTAATGACCAAGAAAAACTTATTTACTGGAATCCTTGGGATACAGAATTATCAATCCAAGATGCAGATTCAAGCCTATTACATTTATCATTCAATCGTGATTATAACTGGTATGGTTCAATGATAGGTTACTAA
- the sspC gene encoding staphostatin B, with protein MYQLQFINLVYDTTKLTHLEQTNINLFIGNWSNHQLQKSICIRHGDDTSHNQYHILFIDTAHQRIKFSSIDNEEIIYILDYDDTQHILMQTSSKQGIGTSRPIVYERLV; from the coding sequence ATGTATCAACTACAATTTATAAATTTAGTTTACGACACAACCAAACTCACACATCTAGAACAAACCAATATCAATTTATTCATTGGTAATTGGAGTAATCATCAATTACAAAAATCAATTTGTATACGTCATGGCGATGATACAAGTCACAATCAATATCATATTCTTTTTATAGATACGGCACATCAACGCATTAAATTTTCATCTATTGATAATGAAGAAATCATTTATATTCTTGATTATGATGATACACAGCATATCCTCATGCAAACGTCATCCAAACAAGGTATTGGCACTTCGCGACCAATCGTTTATGAGCGCTTAGTATAA
- the menB gene encoding 1,4-dihydroxy-2-naphthoyl-CoA synthase, which translates to MTNRQWETLREYDEIKYEFYEGIAKVTINRPEVRNAFTPKTVAEMIDAFSRARDDQNVSVIVLTGEGDLAFCSGGDQKKRGHGGYVGEDQIPRLNVLDLQRLIRIIPKPVIAMVKGYAVGGGNVLNVVCDLTIAADNAIFGQTGPKVGSFDAGYGSGYLARIVGHKKAREIWYLCRQYNAQEALDMGLVNTVVPLEKVEDETVQWCKEIMKHSPTALRFLKAAMNADTDGLAGLQQMAGDATLLYYTTDEAKEGRDAFKEKRDPDFDQFPKFP; encoded by the coding sequence ATGACTAACAGACAATGGGAAACACTTAGAGAATATGATGAAATCAAATATGAATTTTACGAAGGGATTGCTAAGGTAACAATAAATCGCCCTGAAGTACGCAATGCGTTTACACCTAAAACAGTTGCTGAAATGATTGACGCATTTTCACGTGCACGTGATGATCAAAACGTTTCAGTTATCGTATTAACTGGTGAAGGTGATTTAGCATTCTGTTCTGGTGGTGACCAGAAGAAACGTGGACATGGTGGTTATGTAGGTGAAGACCAAATCCCTCGCTTAAATGTATTAGATTTACAGCGTTTAATTCGTATTATTCCAAAACCGGTTATCGCGATGGTAAAAGGTTATGCTGTAGGTGGCGGTAATGTACTAAATGTTGTTTGTGACTTAACGATTGCTGCTGATAATGCTATTTTTGGACAAACTGGTCCTAAAGTAGGTTCATTTGATGCGGGTTATGGTTCAGGATATTTAGCACGTATCGTTGGACATAAGAAAGCACGTGAAATTTGGTACTTATGTCGTCAATACAATGCACAAGAAGCTTTAGATATGGGTCTAGTAAATACAGTGGTACCTTTAGAGAAAGTTGAAGATGAAACTGTGCAATGGTGTAAAGAGATTATGAAACACTCACCAACAGCGTTACGATTCCTTAAAGCAGCTATGAATGCTGACACAGATGGTTTAGCTGGTTTACAACAAATGGCTGGGGATGCAACATTGCTTTATTACACAACTGATGAAGCGAAAGAAGGCCGTGATGCGTTTAAAGAAAAACGTGATCCTGACTTCGATCAATTCCCTAAATTCCCATAA
- a CDS encoding isochorismate synthase translates to MYGSSKEWVSVEVKLSQSLDPSTLFHLTDNEAGDRFYMRLNDNRTSYFGYKAIQLFKNNSKNKQSIFKDWEKLKHNITFIHPQSEKHHLRVVGGFQFSSHKSDDEWREFGLNHFVLPEVLISTDNNGTFLTYTVKRESFTVEALNDLMDLFNNISDIDVDEQIGEITRNEDIYKDDWRQLVVEAIESINNEEKIVLARRRLIKFDKDISIPYILKQAYSKEKNSYIFLLESQDSIFFSQTPEQLIKVNNKILSTKAVAGTIKRSQDEDEDTKNVEAFLKDNKNLIEHRFVVDSILHDIKPYITELHYDKTPKILKNDHLYHLYTEIKAPLKDDSYISLIDNLHPTPALGGYPKEFAMDFIEQKEFGTRGLYGAPVGYIDIYDDCEFIVAIRSMLIKKAQATLFAGCGIVKDSDPDSELAETNLKFTPMMNALGVDMNGKS, encoded by the coding sequence ATATATGGCAGCTCAAAGGAATGGGTTTCAGTTGAAGTGAAATTATCACAGTCACTAGACCCGAGCACATTATTTCATCTCACTGACAATGAGGCAGGAGATCGCTTTTATATGCGTTTGAATGATAATCGAACGTCATATTTTGGCTACAAAGCAATTCAATTATTCAAAAATAATTCTAAAAATAAACAATCTATTTTTAAAGACTGGGAAAAATTAAAACATAACATCACATTTATACATCCGCAATCTGAGAAACATCATCTTCGAGTTGTTGGAGGGTTCCAATTTTCAAGTCATAAATCAGATGATGAATGGCGAGAGTTTGGACTAAATCATTTTGTATTACCTGAAGTTTTAATTTCAACTGATAATAATGGGACATTTTTAACTTATACAGTTAAAAGGGAAAGTTTTACTGTTGAGGCATTGAACGATTTAATGGATTTGTTCAACAATATATCGGACATAGATGTGGACGAGCAAATTGGGGAAATTACTAGAAATGAAGATATTTATAAAGATGACTGGCGTCAACTTGTAGTAGAAGCTATAGAATCTATTAATAATGAAGAAAAAATTGTACTAGCACGTAGACGGTTAATAAAGTTCGATAAAGATATCAGTATTCCATATATTCTAAAGCAAGCATATTCTAAAGAAAAAAACAGTTATATATTCTTGTTAGAATCACAAGATTCTATATTCTTTTCACAAACACCTGAACAATTAATAAAGGTCAATAATAAAATACTATCGACTAAAGCTGTAGCAGGTACAATTAAACGTTCACAAGATGAGGACGAAGATACAAAAAATGTTGAAGCATTTTTAAAAGATAATAAAAACTTAATCGAACATCGATTTGTTGTTGACAGTATTTTACATGATATTAAACCTTATATCACTGAATTACATTATGATAAGACGCCTAAAATTCTAAAAAATGATCATTTATATCACTTGTACACTGAAATAAAGGCGCCACTGAAGGATGATTCGTATATTAGTTTAATTGATAATTTACATCCAACACCTGCTTTAGGTGGCTATCCAAAAGAATTTGCAATGGATTTTATTGAGCAGAAAGAATTTGGTACGCGAGGATTATATGGTGCACCGGTTGGCTATATAGATATATACGATGATTGTGAATTTATTGTTGCAATTCGTTCGATGCTTATTAAGAAAGCACAAGCAACTTTATTTGCTGGGTGTGGCATTGTTAAAGATTCTGATCCAGATAGTGAATTGGCAGAAACGAACCTTAAGTTCACACCTATGATGAATGCATTAGGAGTCGATATGAATGGGAAATCATAA
- the menH gene encoding 2-succinyl-6-hydroxy-2,4-cyclohexadiene-1-carboxylate synthase: MTHYKFYEANVETNQVLVFLHGFLSDSRTYHNHIEKFTDNYHVITIDLPGHGEDQSSMDETWNFDYITTLLDRILDKYKDKSITLFGYSMGGRVALYYAINGHIPISNLILESTSPGIKEEANQLERRLVDDARAKVLDIAGIELFVNDWEKLPLFQSQLELPVEIQHQIRQQRLSQSPHKMAKALRDYGTGQMPNLWPRLKEIKVPTLILAGEYDEKFVQIAKKMANLIPNSKCKLISATGHTIHVEDSDEFDTMILGFLKEEQND, encoded by the coding sequence ATGACACATTATAAATTTTATGAAGCAAACGTTGAGACCAATCAAGTTTTAGTATTTCTGCATGGATTTCTTAGCGACAGCCGTACTTATCATAATCACATCGAAAAATTTACTGATAACTATCATGTCATCACTATAGACTTACCAGGCCATGGCGAAGATCAGTCTTCAATGGATGAAACGTGGAATTTTGATTATATTACGACGTTGTTAGACCGAATTTTAGATAAATATAAAGATAAATCAATAACATTGTTTGGATATTCAATGGGTGGGCGTGTTGCATTATATTATGCAATTAATGGTCACATCCCTATATCTAATTTGATATTAGAAAGTACGTCACCAGGTATTAAAGAAGAAGCAAATCAATTGGAACGCCGTCTTGTTGATGATGCACGTGCTAAAGTATTAGACATAGCAGGTATTGAATTATTTGTTAATGATTGGGAAAAGTTGCCATTATTTCAATCGCAACTAGAATTACCAGTTGAAATACAACATCAAATAAGACAACAACGATTGTCTCAATCGCCACATAAAATGGCCAAAGCATTAAGAGATTATGGTACAGGTCAAATGCCAAACTTATGGCCGCGCCTGAAAGAAATTAAAGTACCAACATTAATATTAGCTGGAGAATATGATGAAAAATTTGTACAGATTGCGAAAAAAATGGCAAATTTAATTCCTAATAGTAAATGTAAATTAATTTCTGCTACAGGTCATACAATTCATGTGGAAGATAGTGATGAATTTGATACAATGATATTAGGATTTTTAAAGGAGGAGCAAAATGACTAA
- the menD gene encoding 2-succinyl-5-enolpyruvyl-6-hydroxy-3-cyclohexene-1-carboxylic-acid synthase, translated as MGNHKAALTKQVFTFASELYAYGVREVVISPGSRSTPLALAFEAHPNIKTWIHPDERSAAFFAVGLIKGSERPVAILCTSGTAAANYTPAIAESQISRIPLIVLTSDRPHELRSVGAPQAINQVNMFNNYVSYEFDMPIADDSKETIDAIYYQMQIASQYLYGPHKGPIHFNLPFRDPLTPDLNATELLTSEMKILPHYQKSIDASALRHILNKKKGLIIVGDMQHQEVDQILTYSTIYDLPILADPLSHLRKFDHPNVICTYDLLFRSGLDLNVDFVIRVGKPVISKKLNQWLKKTDAFQILVQNNDKIDVFPIAPDISYEISANDFFRSLMEDTTVNRVSWLEKWQCLEKKGRKEIKCYLEQATDESAFVGELIKKTSEKDALFISNSMPIRDVDNLLLNKNIDVYANRGANGIDGIVSTALGMAVHKRITLLIGDLSFYHDMNGLLMSKLNNIQMNIVLLNNDGGGIFSYLPQKESATDYFERLFGTPTGLDFEYTAKLYQFDFKRFNSVSEFKNATLLSETSTIYELITNREDNFKQHQILYQKLSEMIHDTL; from the coding sequence ATGGGAAATCATAAAGCAGCTTTAACGAAGCAAGTTTTTACATTTGCATCTGAGTTATATGCGTACGGCGTAAGGGAAGTAGTTATCAGTCCGGGATCACGCTCAACGCCACTTGCACTTGCATTTGAAGCACATCCAAATATTAAAACATGGATACACCCCGATGAGCGAAGTGCAGCGTTTTTTGCAGTTGGGTTAATTAAAGGCAGTGAAAGACCTGTCGCTATATTATGTACGTCAGGTACAGCAGCAGCGAATTATACGCCTGCAATTGCTGAAAGCCAAATTAGTAGAATTCCTTTAATCGTTTTAACAAGTGACCGTCCGCATGAATTAAGAAGTGTAGGCGCACCACAAGCGATTAATCAAGTAAATATGTTTAATAATTATGTAAGTTATGAGTTCGATATGCCTATTGCGGATGATAGTAAAGAGACCATTGATGCAATTTACTATCAAATGCAAATTGCTAGTCAATATTTATATGGACCACATAAAGGGCCAATTCATTTTAACTTGCCATTTAGAGATCCGTTAACACCTGATTTGAATGCAACAGAATTGTTAACTTCTGAGATGAAGATTTTACCGCACTATCAAAAAAGTATAGATGCATCGGCATTAAGACACATTTTAAATAAGAAAAAAGGTTTAATTATTGTAGGGGATATGCAGCACCAAGAAGTTGATCAAATACTAACGTATTCAACGATATATGATTTGCCTATTTTAGCTGATCCTTTAAGTCATTTAAGAAAATTTGATCATCCGAATGTTATCTGTACATATGATTTGCTGTTTAGAAGCGGCTTAGACTTAAATGTGGATTTCGTAATTCGTGTTGGGAAACCAGTGATTTCTAAAAAGTTAAATCAATGGTTAAAGAAAACTGATGCATTTCAAATATTAGTGCAAAACAATGATAAGATTGATGTCTTTCCGATAGCGCCAGATATTTCATATGAGATTTCTGCGAATGATTTCTTTAGGTCATTAATGGAAGACACGACAGTTAATCGCGTAAGTTGGTTAGAAAAATGGCAATGCTTAGAGAAAAAAGGGCGTAAAGAAATTAAATGTTATTTGGAACAAGCTACAGATGAGAGTGCATTCGTTGGTGAATTGATTAAGAAAACATCTGAAAAAGATGCATTATTTATTAGTAATAGTATGCCTATCAGAGATGTAGATAACTTGTTATTGAATAAAAATATAGATGTCTATGCGAATCGTGGTGCGAATGGTATTGATGGTATCGTTTCAACTGCACTGGGTATGGCTGTGCATAAACGAATAACATTATTGATAGGTGATTTATCATTTTATCATGATATGAATGGACTATTAATGTCAAAATTAAATAATATTCAGATGAATATTGTATTATTGAACAACGATGGTGGCGGTATTTTTTCATATTTACCACAAAAAGAAAGTGCAACTGACTATTTTGAACGGTTGTTTGGCACACCGACGGGATTGGATTTCGAGTATACAGCTAAGTTATATCAATTCGATTTTAAACGTTTTAACAGTGTTTCAGAATTTAAAAATGCCACATTGTTATCTGAAACTTCGACGATTTATGAATTGATAACGAATCGCGAAGATAACTTTAAACAGCATCAAATTTTATACCAGAAATTGAGTGAAATGATTCATGACACATTATAA